One stretch of Candidatus Korarchaeota archaeon NZ13-K DNA includes these proteins:
- a CDS encoding IS607 family transposase, producing VSSYTQRDDLERQIEMISQYAKEHGWSIEILKDIGSGLKEDRKGFQKLLKIVMNREVSKVIIAYQDRLTRFGFKILQQFFQSYGTEIIIINQEEKAPQEELVEDLITIISHFAGKLYGMRSHKYRKVVEGAKRLLQDN from the coding sequence GTGTCATCTTATACCCAGAGGGATGACTTAGAGAGACAAATTGAGATGATAAGCCAGTATGCGAAAGAACATGGATGGAGCATTGAAATCCTTAAGGACATTGGTAGTGGTTTGAAAGAGGATAGAAAGGGCTTTCAAAAACTCCTCAAAATTGTGATGAATAGAGAGGTTTCAAAAGTTATTATAGCTTATCAAGATAGGTTGACAAGGTTTGGTTTTAAGATACTTCAGCAGTTCTTCCAGAGCTATGGTACTGAAATTATTATAATAAATCAAGAAGAGAAGGCACCACAAGAAGAATTAGTAGAGGATTTAATAACGATTATCTCTCATTTCGCTGGTAAGCTCTATGGCATGAGGAGCCATAAGTATAGGAAGGTGGTTGAAGGTGCAAAACGGCTCTTACAAGATAATTAG
- a CDS encoding glutamine synthetase, with translation MRDPGELAGLIDEGRISKLELEYVDILGYLRSTLMSAQKFLQSGSGSFDASSVKMSEIHRSDATLIPDLSTSILIGDTCRILCEIWEDMGSRRSSMDPRFVAERAESFLAAEGYRGYVGAEIEFFVLREDLRPVSPPWSEGRVSYMAAPPLDPLRDLEIDLMRELADIKLKPEVMHHEVSSGQLEVSLAADCLLRSADSVVRAKRAIREVSMRRGLIATFMPKPLPRTNGSGMHFHISLWDSKGERNLFYDEDDDYAEISQLARYFIGGVLEHIRSLAALVAPTVNSYRRLVPGFEAPVYASWGRANRSAAIRVPIYRRGVSRSKRIEFRVPDPSCNPYLAFSAVFLAGLDGVRRKVDPGDPADFNVYESKIDSKRLPRSLQEALDELESDNSYLRPAVDSELLDRYLELKRKEALELSEWPSEFEYRAYLMV, from the coding sequence ATGCGTGATCCCGGGGAGTTAGCCGGATTGATCGATGAGGGGAGAATAAGCAAGCTGGAGCTGGAGTACGTGGATATACTGGGATATCTGAGGAGCACCCTCATGTCCGCCCAGAAGTTCTTGCAATCTGGATCCGGATCCTTCGATGCCAGCAGCGTGAAGATGTCTGAGATACACAGGAGCGATGCCACACTGATCCCAGACCTCTCGACCTCCATCCTTATCGGGGACACCTGCAGGATCCTCTGCGAGATATGGGAGGACATGGGGAGCAGGAGATCGAGCATGGATCCCAGGTTCGTGGCTGAGAGGGCGGAGAGCTTCCTCGCTGCAGAAGGGTACAGAGGATATGTGGGTGCCGAGATAGAGTTCTTCGTCCTCAGGGAGGACCTGAGACCTGTATCCCCGCCCTGGTCGGAGGGGAGGGTCAGCTACATGGCGGCGCCGCCCCTGGACCCCCTGAGGGATCTGGAGATCGACTTGATGAGGGAGCTAGCGGACATCAAGCTCAAGCCCGAGGTGATGCATCATGAGGTCTCAAGCGGACAGTTGGAGGTCTCTCTGGCTGCGGATTGTCTGCTCAGGTCGGCTGATTCCGTGGTGAGGGCCAAGAGGGCCATAAGGGAGGTCTCAATGAGGAGGGGTCTCATAGCCACTTTCATGCCGAAACCCCTCCCCAGGACGAACGGTAGCGGTATGCACTTCCACATAAGCCTCTGGGACTCCAAGGGTGAGAGGAACCTTTTTTACGACGAGGATGATGATTACGCTGAGATAAGCCAGCTGGCAAGGTATTTCATAGGCGGTGTTCTGGAGCACATACGCTCGCTCGCTGCACTGGTGGCGCCCACGGTTAACAGCTACAGGAGACTGGTTCCCGGTTTCGAGGCCCCGGTTTACGCGAGCTGGGGGAGGGCCAACAGGAGCGCGGCTATAAGGGTTCCCATCTACAGGAGGGGGGTCAGCAGGTCGAAGAGGATAGAGTTCAGGGTTCCGGATCCGAGCTGCAATCCCTACTTAGCTTTCTCAGCTGTCTTCCTGGCCGGGCTTGATGGTGTGAGGAGGAAGGTGGATCCAGGTGATCCGGCTGACTTCAACGTTTACGAGAGCAAAATTGATTCCAAGAGACTTCCTAGAAGCCTCCAAGAGGCTCTTGATGAGCTTGAAAGCGATAATTCTTATCTTAGGCCGGCTGTAGACAGCGAGCTGCTGGACAGGTACTTAGAGCTCAAGAGGAAGGAAGCGCTCGAGCTGAGCGAGTGGCCCAGCGAGTTCGAGTACAGGGCGTACCTGATGGTCTAG
- a CDS encoding uracil-DNA glycosylase — translation MRLEEIAESVRKCRKCPLHASRKNAVPGEGNERARIMFVGEAPGRSEDEVGRPFVGAAGRLLEELLTSIGLRRQEVFITNVVKCRPPNNRDPRQEEIEACLPYLIEQVSAVDPEILVALGRHSAGVLLGRVGGVSIMRVRGRVHEVEVFGRPRKVMPTLHPAAALYNPGLRSLLEEDFEKLRGLIKSRISGLEDWI, via the coding sequence TTGAGGCTGGAGGAGATAGCCGAGAGCGTAAGGAAGTGCCGGAAGTGCCCCTTACATGCGAGCAGGAAGAATGCGGTGCCAGGGGAGGGAAATGAGAGAGCAAGGATCATGTTCGTTGGCGAGGCCCCAGGAAGGAGCGAGGATGAGGTGGGAAGACCATTCGTAGGCGCTGCCGGGAGGCTACTAGAGGAGCTGCTCACTTCTATAGGGCTCAGGAGGCAGGAGGTCTTCATAACCAACGTGGTGAAGTGCAGACCGCCAAACAACAGGGATCCAAGGCAGGAGGAGATAGAGGCCTGCCTCCCCTACCTCATCGAGCAGGTCTCAGCGGTGGATCCCGAGATCTTAGTTGCGCTCGGAAGGCACAGCGCGGGCGTCCTCCTGGGGAGGGTGGGGGGAGTATCCATAATGAGGGTGAGGGGAAGGGTCCATGAGGTCGAGGTCTTCGGGAGGCCCAGGAAGGTGATGCCAACATTGCATCCCGCAGCGGCCCTCTACAACCCCGGACTCAGATCGCTACTCGAGGAGGACTTCGAGAAGCTGAGAGGGCTGATCAAAAGCAGGATCTCCGGGCTAGAGGACTGGATCTGA